The segment CAAGGGCGGCGTCCGTCACAGTCGGCACCTTGCCGCCTCGGGCGTAGCAGACAGGGCCAGGGGTCGAGCCGGCACTTCGAGGGCCGACTCGGAGCAAACCGCGACCGTCAATCCAGCCGAGGCTTCCGCCGCCCGCTCCAATCGACTCGATTTCAACGGCGGTCAGGCTGGTGGGGAATTCACCGATCCGGGCGCGAGGAACAATCCGCAGTTCGCCGTCGATGATGGCGGCCGCATCAAGGCTCGTGCCGCCCATGTCGGCTGTGAGGATCTTGTTGCGTCCAACTTTGGTGCTGAGCACCCTTGCTCCCGCGACACCGCCGACTGGTCCCGAGTTGAACATGTTGATCGGAGCCTTGACCGTCTCCTTCACGGAGAGGAAACCGCCGTGGACTTGCATGATCTGTGGATTGACCCGGAGCCCGGCGTCTCTCAGCTGGTCTTCCAGGTGCTGGAAGTGGTTGGCGACAATGGGTTTCACGGCCGCGTCGAGGACTGTCGTCACCATGCGTTCGTACTCGCGGTAGACGGGTGTCAGTTCCGACGACAGAGTGAACGGGACGTCCGGGTAGAGGTCACGGATGACGCCTGCGATGGCGTCTTCATGGTCGGAATTGCGGAACGACCACAGAAGGCAAACTGCGATCGCTTCTACCTCGTGATTTTCGATGAGGTCTCGAACCTGGCGGCGAATGTCTTCGAGGTCAATGGGGATGATGATGTGCCCGCGTGCGTCGACGCGTTCAGTGACTTCGAGGATGTGCTTGCGTTCGACCACCGATGGGTAGGGAGCCAGGTCGTGGGGGTCGCGCTCCTCGCCTCGCGCTGAGCGCGCGATCCGTAGAGTGTCTTTGAAGCCCGCGGTCGTGATGAGGCCGACCCGCGAGAATTTCATCTGATCGATCGCGTTGGTGACGATCGTGTTCCCGAGGACGAAGCGGTCGACGTCGGCGAAGAATTCATCGACCGAGAGTCCAAGACGCTCTTGGAGCACCGCCAGGGCTCCGAAAATCCCGCCAGTAACGTCGGGTGTCGAGAACGATTTACCTCGGACAGAGGTCTGCTCGGTGATGGCGACAGCGTCGGTGAATGTGCCACCGACGTCGATCCCTACGTGGATACTCATTCCGCCCCCACGACCTGCACGGGGCGGTAGGCGAGGAAGGATGGCAATAGGACGCTGTGCCCAGACGCTTCGATCATGGTTTCTCCTTTGAATCCATCAGTGCTACTAGCTGTGACCAATAGCTATCAATCACGACCAATAATTGCTTTGGTCTTGATTGGTGTGATGCTACGCCTCGGGTGACGAGGTCGCAACCCATCGCATGCATATTGGGTCAGCATTGGTATGATTGGTCCCAGGAGGTGAACCAATGGATGACGCGGTCACGCAGTATCTGGCCGAAGCGGTCGACAAGGGCAGACTCCTCCCCGGAGGCCGCCTACCGACCGAGCGAGAATTCACGGAAGTTCTTGACCTTCCGAGAAGCGCGGTTCGACGTGCCCTTGCCGGCCTTGAGCGGGAGGGTCGCGTCGTTCGACACGTTGGACGAGGGACATTTCTGGCAGATGTAACACCCTCGACGACTCCAGCGGAGGCGATGACGTCACCGGGCGAATTCATGAATACTCGGCTGGTCTTCGAACCCGAAGTTGCCTTCCACGCAGCCCGCAATGCCACAACCGCCGACCTCCGTGCCATCGAAGCCGCCATGCTGAAGGGGAGCGGCGCCGACTCCTACGACGAATTCGAAGGCTGGGATTCGATCTTTCATCGCGCAATCGCCGACGCCGTGCACAACCACCTGCTGTCGACGATGTTCGAAACTATGAACGTCGCTCGGGAGTTGCCGATTTGGGGCACGAGCAAGCGTCGTCATGCCACCGCCGAGCGCCGCCGGAGTTACGAGGCACAGCACGAGGAACTGTTCGCGGCGCTAACCGACAGGAACCCAACCGAGGCGCGATCGGCGATGACCCGGCACCTTGAGTCAGTGCGAACGAATCTCCTTGGAACGCCCGACGGGTCCTAGTAAGCCAACGCTCGCAGTCAATCTTGACTGTACCGCCCCAGCGGTGCGCCCCACGAATTTTTCGGCCTGCTGATCGCGACCGACGTGACTTAGGCGTCCACCTTCCCCGAGATGTACATCTCCGAGTTGACCGGGCCTGTGAGTCTTTAACCGCCCCTCCGCCAACTCTATGGAGGCGTCGTTCATTTATAGGGCTGATGCCCTCGCTCACGCGCCGCATCTTTCTCCAGCTAGTCAGGCGCCGTCCACGCAACCCAGATCCAGATCGATCATTCTGGGTCTTGGAGGACGAGAACAAGCGAGGAGATTCAAGATGCTGGTGCAACGACGGACCCGTGACGCCGTACTGGCCAGAATGGCGGCCGAGACTGCTCTTCTGAACACGCCCAGTCTGTCCGATCGGGATCGCGCAAGCCTGAAATTGGACCTGGAGGACAGTCGACGGTCTGTGGAATCCGGTACTCGCACACCCGACCGTGCCGCTCGACAATTCGATGACATCCGCCGCAACCTGACTGGACCGAACTGACCACATCCCGTTTGCAGGGGCAGGCAAATCGCGACAGACTCCGAGCATGGATACCTCCGGAGAAGATCAGTCCGTGGAACAAGTCATCGGACGCCTGAGTGCAAAATTTCCCGCGGTTTCTCGCGAGCACATTCAGGATGTCGTCAACCAGGAGCATCAGATGTTCGCAGGAAATCCGATCCGCGACTTCGTGCCCGTCTTGGTGGAACGTCAGGCCAAAAATCGCCTAAAAAAAGAGTTTGCGAACACTCCCGAGTGATGAACACTAGGCTCACGTGGCGACCCAAGCGGAACGGGAGTCGCGCCTGATCAAAAGGCGAATCACGGCAGCTGCTTCGGTTGGAGGACGATGAGCCGTCGGATGAGGCCGACCAGCAGATTGCCGACAGCGATCGCCAAAGAGAGCGGGAGCAGCCTCAAACCCAGGATGAAGCACGAATGCGCCCGAACCATCTGGCCCCTGCGAGGAGAACCGTGAGCACAGGCACTACAGCCCACGTCAACTTCCGCGGTCAGGCCCGAGAAGCCCTAACCTCCTCCGCGGAGGTCTTCGGCGAAAAGGCGATGACCCCCACCTATGCCGACATCCACCACATCGACGAGTCCGCCCAATCCGACAGCGTCGCCTAGGGACAGGTCGCGGCCGCAGACGGCTTCCGCGTCACGGCCTACGACTTCCAGACCGCCAAACCCTACGACCGAGGGCAGAACGCAGTTCAGCTCGCGCTCTGCGGCACGGACGCAGCCGAAATAGAGCCCCTGGAACAGGCTTAGCGACGGCACGACAATCGTCACCGCATTGGCCGCTGCCGCATTCGCACCCCTTTACGGAATGGTCATCGATCAATTTGGTGCGACCTGGATCGTCGGCGTCGCCGCGCCCTTGAGCGGCGAGATCTCAGCAATCCGTGAAACGGGCTCGGTGGCGTGCGGCTTTCGGTCGGTCGTTTTGCCCTCGAGACGAATTGACGTTCTGCCATCTTCGACCTGCCCGTCGCGCCCAGAGAAACTTCTGTTAGAAGATGTCGAAAAGCTCGAGCGATTCGGTAACTTGCCCCGGTTCGTCGTACATTTCGTAGCGCCTGGACCCAACGACTACATGGAATCTCGTCGCGTTCGGCGCCCTCTCGCAGGCGAAGCTGCTCGACCGACTGGCCGCAGCCCGACGCGGACAGCGGGGCCAAACACGCATTACGCTGCAGCTTTCTCGGCGGGCGCCCGCCGAACGATTTCTGCGAGTCCCGGGTTCGTTCAGGCGGTGGACCAACTTTCTTCTCCCAGCGACTGCCGAATGCACAGAGGGCGCAATCTCTCGCGCCGCAGCTGTAGCCACGTCGTTCGCAGTTGGGCGACTTTCGACTCGTCGACCGCCTCGTCACTCAAGTCGAACGCATGCAAGTGGCGACTCAGAGCCTGACGGCGTTCCGGGCGGTAGCAAGCAGCAAGACCAGCGTGCCAACGACGCGGATGCCCACGGCGGCCATGCTCAGCAAGA is part of the Frondihabitans sp. 762G35 genome and harbors:
- a CDS encoding three-helix bundle dimerization domain-containing protein, whose amino-acid sequence is MDTSGEDQSVEQVIGRLSAKFPAVSREHIQDVVNQEHQMFAGNPIRDFVPVLVERQAKNRLKKEFANTPE
- a CDS encoding FadR/GntR family transcriptional regulator, producing the protein MDDAVTQYLAEAVDKGRLLPGGRLPTEREFTEVLDLPRSAVRRALAGLEREGRVVRHVGRGTFLADVTPSTTPAEAMTSPGEFMNTRLVFEPEVAFHAARNATTADLRAIEAAMLKGSGADSYDEFEGWDSIFHRAIADAVHNHLLSTMFETMNVARELPIWGTSKRRHATAERRRSYEAQHEELFAALTDRNPTEARSAMTRHLESVRTNLLGTPDGS
- a CDS encoding hydantoinase/oxoprolinase family protein, which produces MSIHVGIDVGGTFTDAVAITEQTSVRGKSFSTPDVTGGIFGALAVLQERLGLSVDEFFADVDRFVLGNTIVTNAIDQMKFSRVGLITTAGFKDTLRIARSARGEERDPHDLAPYPSVVERKHILEVTERVDARGHIIIPIDLEDIRRQVRDLIENHEVEAIAVCLLWSFRNSDHEDAIAGVIRDLYPDVPFTLSSELTPVYREYERMVTTVLDAAVKPIVANHFQHLEDQLRDAGLRVNPQIMQVHGGFLSVKETVKAPINMFNSGPVGGVAGARVLSTKVGRNKILTADMGGTSLDAAAIIDGELRIVPRARIGEFPTSLTAVEIESIGAGGGSLGWIDGRGLLRVGPRSAGSTPGPVCYARGGKVPTVTDAALVMGLINPDYYLAGSIDLDADLTRSVMKSELAEPLGLGVDETAFGMYRLAASQMANAIRKITVNRGHDPRGFSMVNFGGAMGLFSAAVAMEVGIQEVIVPANAAVFSAWGLMHADAMFSQVRTTPWTFDDDAAALEASFAELEANAETWFKSESIPDSSRELIREADMKFAGQIFEVTTRLPVGVIEETTKDAMRSQFVTDYEAEFGKGTAWTESEILLINSRVRALGKTDTDHLAGNAVVTVPADAAQYQRQIVDPLSGSPLEVTVYRGFAAVRHAEGPCILEEADTTVFVPVGATAEMSDLGDVIVTLPTHRHDHS